Proteins encoded by one window of Acuticoccus sp. MNP-M23:
- a CDS encoding family 78 glycoside hydrolase catalytic domain has protein sequence MFRLLPTHLTCERLAAPRGLATATPRFSWALQGDAARQSAYQIVVGADGNHVSDGRGSHWAPDPVSSQNQHFIAYGGQTLGSDEVLYWSVRVWDETGAISPWAEPREILTGLRDTDWQARWIARYFVLPAGREIPADTPYDNPFQARPADHMRCDFTVKPGLARATLYISALGLYEASINGRRVGDEVMAPGWTDYHQRAIYQAHDVTGHLTEGANTLGALLGEGWYCGRVGHNQRRAGNHYGGRPALIAQLHLHHTDGSVARIATGPEWTTHQGPVAYSDFLMGEHYDARLEMDGWDAPGFDDTGWQPVEVFDPDPQPPRLVPAKSPPVRETVRFTPKLVGKARSGALIYDVGQNIAGYVALDVTAARGDSFTLRHGEMLDADGELYVANLRFAQATDHFTARGAGPERFKPRFTFHGFRFVALTLPDGIAADTVSLTAIAIHSDLDITGSFTSGNAMVNQLAENILWSQRGNFLSVPTDCPQRDERYGWSADAQVFWRTAGFNMDVSAFFGKWFDDIADAQLPDGAFTDVAPSKPLNPYRITAQPGAPGWGDGPVLMVWQHYLRYGDARLMAEAYPALCRWLDHIDSANPDRIRKNAVYNNYGDWLNVGPPSDRTMVATAYFAHTADTMAQVAHALGRPADTAAFEALAGEIRTAFNAAFVDPDGRITGDTQTAYLLALDFALLPETLRPRARDHLIEALDRADGHLQTGFLGVRHLCPVLADHGAADYAYRLLLNETYPGWGFSVRQGATTIWERWDGWTPENGFQSANMNSFNHYAYGSVGEWLFARVAGIDWDETNPGFAAVRLCPLFDARLGFVRASYRAPTGLFSSEWEMTGRSVRWQIALPPNTSGTIELSAGDRLVSLDGAPLPQTRNQQDPERHTVVAGPHTLIIERTQGATP, from the coding sequence ATGTTTCGTCTCTTGCCAACCCACCTCACCTGCGAGCGGTTGGCCGCCCCGCGCGGTCTTGCGACCGCCACGCCCCGTTTCAGCTGGGCGCTCCAGGGCGACGCGGCGCGCCAGAGCGCCTACCAGATTGTCGTCGGCGCCGATGGGAACCACGTGAGCGACGGGCGTGGCAGCCACTGGGCACCCGACCCGGTCTCGTCGCAAAACCAGCACTTCATCGCATATGGCGGCCAGACGCTGGGTTCCGACGAGGTGCTGTACTGGAGCGTGCGCGTCTGGGATGAAACCGGCGCCATCTCGCCCTGGGCCGAACCGCGGGAGATTCTCACCGGCCTTCGCGACACGGATTGGCAGGCACGCTGGATCGCCCGTTACTTCGTCCTGCCCGCCGGGCGCGAAATTCCGGCCGACACGCCGTACGACAACCCCTTCCAGGCCCGCCCGGCGGACCACATGCGCTGCGACTTCACGGTAAAGCCCGGCCTTGCCCGCGCAACGCTCTACATCAGCGCGCTCGGCCTTTACGAAGCCTCGATCAACGGGCGGCGCGTTGGCGACGAGGTGATGGCGCCCGGCTGGACCGACTATCACCAGCGCGCCATCTATCAGGCGCACGATGTGACCGGCCACCTGACGGAAGGCGCCAACACGCTGGGCGCACTTCTGGGCGAAGGCTGGTATTGCGGCCGGGTCGGCCACAACCAGCGCCGCGCCGGCAACCACTATGGCGGCCGCCCCGCCCTCATCGCGCAGCTTCACCTCCACCACACGGACGGAAGCGTTGCCCGCATCGCGACCGGCCCCGAATGGACCACCCACCAGGGCCCCGTCGCCTACAGCGATTTCCTGATGGGCGAGCACTATGACGCCCGGCTCGAAATGGATGGATGGGACGCGCCGGGGTTCGATGACACCGGCTGGCAACCGGTGGAGGTCTTCGACCCGGACCCGCAACCGCCCCGGCTCGTCCCCGCCAAAAGCCCGCCCGTGCGCGAAACCGTGCGCTTCACGCCGAAGCTGGTGGGCAAGGCCCGCTCCGGCGCGCTGATCTACGATGTGGGGCAGAACATTGCTGGCTATGTCGCGCTGGACGTGACGGCGGCGCGGGGGGACAGCTTCACCCTGCGCCACGGCGAAATGCTGGATGCGGACGGCGAGCTTTACGTCGCCAATCTGCGCTTTGCGCAGGCGACCGACCATTTTACGGCACGCGGCGCCGGGCCGGAGCGCTTCAAGCCGCGCTTCACCTTCCACGGCTTCCGCTTTGTGGCGCTGACGCTGCCGGACGGGATTGCGGCGGATACAGTTTCCCTCACCGCCATCGCCATCCATTCCGATCTCGACATCACCGGCAGCTTCACCAGCGGCAACGCCATGGTGAACCAGCTTGCCGAAAACATCCTGTGGAGCCAGCGCGGCAACTTCCTGTCGGTGCCGACCGACTGCCCCCAGCGCGACGAGCGCTATGGCTGGAGCGCGGATGCGCAGGTGTTCTGGCGCACCGCCGGCTTCAACATGGATGTGAGCGCCTTCTTCGGCAAATGGTTCGACGATATTGCGGATGCGCAGCTGCCCGACGGCGCGTTCACCGACGTTGCCCCGTCCAAACCGCTGAACCCCTACCGCATCACCGCCCAACCCGGCGCGCCCGGCTGGGGGGACGGCCCGGTGCTGATGGTCTGGCAGCATTATCTGCGCTACGGCGATGCGCGCCTCATGGCCGAAGCCTACCCCGCCCTCTGCCGCTGGCTCGACCACATCGACAGCGCCAATCCGGACCGGATCCGCAAAAACGCCGTCTACAACAACTATGGCGACTGGCTGAATGTCGGTCCGCCGTCAGACCGTACGATGGTCGCCACGGCGTACTTTGCCCACACGGCGGACACCATGGCGCAGGTCGCGCACGCGCTCGGCCGCCCGGCCGACACCGCCGCCTTCGAGGCACTGGCGGGCGAGATCCGCACCGCCTTCAACGCCGCATTCGTGGACCCTGATGGCCGCATCACCGGCGATACGCAGACAGCCTATCTGCTTGCCCTCGATTTCGCACTTCTGCCCGAAACGCTGCGGCCCCGCGCCAGAGACCATCTCATCGAGGCGCTCGACCGGGCAGACGGGCACCTGCAAACCGGGTTTCTGGGGGTGCGCCATCTTTGCCCGGTCCTCGCCGACCATGGCGCGGCGGACTACGCCTACCGCCTTCTCCTCAATGAAACCTACCCCGGCTGGGGCTTTTCGGTGCGCCAGGGCGCCACCACAATCTGGGAGCGGTGGGACGGGTGGACGCCGGAAAACGGCTTCCAGAGCGCCAACATGAACTCCTTCAACCACTACGCCTACGGCAGCGTCGGCGAGTGGCTGTTTGCGCGCGTTGCCGGGATCGACTGGGACGAAACGAACCCCGGATTCGCCGCCGTTCGGCTTTGCCCCCTGTTCGATGCGCGGCTTGGCTTCGTCCGCGCATCCTACCGCGCGCCCACCGGCCTATTTTCTAGCGAATGGGAGATGACCGGGCGCAGCGTCCGCTGGCAGATCGCGCTGCCGCCCAACACCAGCGGCACCATCGAACTCAGCGCAGGCGACCGGCTCGTCAGCCTCGACGGCGCCCCCCTGCCCCAGACCAGAAACCAACAAGACCCGGAGCGGCACACCGTCGTCGCCGGGCCCCATACGCTCATCATCGAGCGCACCCAAGGAGCGACCCCATGA
- a CDS encoding GntR family transcriptional regulator, whose translation MSSVKNAAYERFQQALLEGKLRPGQLLSQKDLVSLLALSIGALRELLPRLQAEGLLTVMPQRGIQITVIDLPMIRDAFQMRIALEREAVISALKTLPDAVLLEQRERHIAVVERVRTAPTEADLDAGQSLDTEFHDLLIGSTGNEVLIGSYNVNSSRIRLIKLDRIKLSATTLPSAFADHLAVIDALLARDRERSIAAIEAHIRNARERAIDL comes from the coding sequence GTGTCTTCGGTCAAGAATGCAGCATACGAGCGCTTCCAGCAGGCCCTTCTCGAGGGCAAGCTGCGGCCCGGACAGCTCCTGTCGCAGAAGGATCTCGTTTCGCTTCTGGCGCTTTCGATCGGCGCCCTGCGCGAGCTTCTGCCCCGCCTTCAGGCGGAGGGTCTCCTCACGGTGATGCCCCAGCGCGGCATCCAGATCACCGTGATCGACCTGCCGATGATCCGCGATGCGTTCCAGATGCGCATCGCCCTTGAGCGTGAAGCCGTGATCAGCGCGCTGAAAACGCTCCCCGACGCGGTCCTTCTGGAGCAGCGCGAACGCCACATCGCGGTGGTCGAGCGGGTGCGCACTGCCCCCACCGAAGCCGACCTCGACGCCGGGCAGAGCCTCGACACAGAGTTTCACGACCTTCTCATCGGGTCCACCGGCAACGAGGTTCTGATTGGATCCTACAACGTCAACTCCAGCCGCATCCGGCTGATCAAGCTCGACCGGATCAAGCTCAGCGCAACCACCCTGCCCTCCGCCTTCGCCGACCACCTTGCCGTGATCGACGCGCTCCTGGCACGGGACCGCGAGCGGTCGATCGCGGCCATCGAGGCGCACATCCGCAATGCGCGCGAGCGTGCGATCGATCTTTAG
- a CDS encoding dihydrodipicolinate synthase family protein yields MANSDLRGIVTAAATPVDASFEVDVPRLAQHCARLLEEGCTFVSTFGSTGEGASLSTAQKIAAMAVLKAEGADLGRHIPAIMTPSVDEAAGMAKAAAVLGCRAILVLPPFYYGAGDAGIVAFVDEMLKRAGRPDIDLLLYNIPQLSRFAYTPALVDAMQAAFGEQVVGLKDSTGDVANGVMLAERYPNLSIFTGDDRVLTPLLAAGGAGMIGGMPNLFAADLCAIYDANGNDTAAPLVEKQAARIAAVDNFGGIGALKAGLAARDGHPGWCRAVPPLQPIGANAAKQLFEAFGRTGAFLTENV; encoded by the coding sequence TTGGCGAACAGCGACCTGCGCGGCATCGTCACGGCGGCAGCGACGCCGGTGGATGCGTCCTTCGAGGTGGATGTCCCGCGCCTGGCACAGCATTGCGCGCGGCTGCTGGAGGAAGGGTGCACCTTCGTCTCCACGTTCGGCTCCACCGGCGAGGGCGCGTCCCTTTCCACCGCGCAGAAGATTGCGGCAATGGCGGTGCTGAAGGCCGAAGGCGCCGACCTCGGGCGCCACATCCCCGCAATCATGACGCCAAGCGTGGACGAAGCGGCGGGCATGGCAAAAGCGGCGGCCGTCCTCGGCTGCCGCGCCATTTTGGTCCTGCCGCCGTTCTATTATGGCGCGGGAGACGCCGGCATAGTCGCCTTTGTCGACGAGATGCTGAAGCGCGCCGGGCGGCCGGACATCGACCTTCTCCTCTACAACATCCCCCAGCTGAGCCGGTTCGCCTACACCCCGGCTCTGGTGGACGCGATGCAGGCCGCCTTCGGCGAACAGGTTGTCGGCCTGAAGGATTCCACCGGCGACGTTGCCAACGGCGTGATGCTGGCCGAACGCTACCCCAACCTCTCGATCTTCACCGGCGACGACCGTGTGCTGACGCCACTTCTGGCCGCGGGCGGCGCGGGGATGATCGGCGGGATGCCCAACCTCTTCGCCGCCGACCTTTGCGCCATTTACGATGCCAACGGCAACGACACGGCCGCCCCGCTGGTGGAAAAGCAGGCGGCACGCATAGCCGCCGTCGATAATTTCGGCGGGATCGGCGCGCTGAAAGCCGGTCTTGCAGCACGCGACGGGCACCCCGGCTGGTGCCGCGCGGTGCCGCCGCTTCAGCCCATCGGCGCCAACGCCGCCAAGCAGCTGTTCGAGGCCTTCGGCCGGACCGGCGCATTTTTGACTGAGAATGTCTGA
- a CDS encoding sialic acid TRAP transporter substrate-binding protein SiaP, translating to MTTMMRGAAIALSGAVMAAASMGPALAADPIEVKFTTVSVPTDLHTRAMKVFADKLNELEPDTFDIQLYDSGSLFGQNGDLDALQRGNAEMAYVSFQLIADSIPEFGLFTAGYLFQDADHYRKVMDSDLGAEFKAKVSDEMGIQLLDVCYLGTRELNLRKKMDVSTPEDLAGVKLRMPGNEAWLFLGKALGANPTPLPFSEVYLGLQTGTIDAQDNPLPTVEAAKFYEVTEQIVLTDHLVDGLPMAINNQTWDELDETQRQNVTEAAKAACAWNNENRYAEEERLVAFFESEGLTVTKPDVDAFRSHVQEVYLTSDRAKEWPEGWVERINALAD from the coding sequence ATGACGACAATGATGCGTGGCGCGGCTATCGCGCTGTCCGGCGCCGTCATGGCCGCCGCGTCTATGGGCCCGGCGCTGGCGGCGGACCCGATCGAGGTGAAGTTCACCACCGTTTCCGTGCCGACCGATCTGCACACCCGTGCAATGAAGGTGTTTGCCGACAAGCTGAACGAGCTTGAGCCGGACACATTCGACATTCAGCTCTACGATTCGGGCTCGCTCTTCGGCCAGAACGGCGACCTTGATGCGCTCCAGCGCGGCAATGCCGAAATGGCCTATGTGTCGTTCCAGCTCATTGCCGATTCGATCCCCGAATTCGGCCTGTTCACCGCCGGCTACCTGTTCCAGGATGCGGACCACTACCGCAAGGTGATGGATTCGGACCTTGGAGCCGAGTTCAAGGCCAAGGTGTCGGACGAGATGGGCATCCAGCTCCTCGACGTGTGCTATCTCGGCACCCGCGAACTGAACCTGCGCAAGAAAATGGACGTTTCGACGCCGGAAGACCTTGCCGGCGTGAAGCTGCGGATGCCGGGCAACGAGGCGTGGCTGTTCCTGGGCAAGGCGCTCGGCGCCAACCCGACGCCGCTGCCGTTCTCCGAAGTCTATCTCGGCCTTCAGACCGGCACGATCGACGCGCAGGACAACCCGCTCCCCACCGTGGAAGCCGCCAAGTTCTACGAAGTGACCGAGCAGATCGTGCTCACGGACCATCTGGTCGACGGTCTGCCCATGGCCATCAACAACCAGACCTGGGACGAGCTTGACGAAACCCAGCGCCAGAACGTGACGGAAGCTGCCAAGGCCGCCTGCGCCTGGAACAACGAGAACCGCTACGCCGAGGAAGAGCGTCTGGTGGCATTCTTCGAGTCCGAGGGCCTCACGGTGACGAAGCCTGACGTCGACGCCTTCCGCAGCCACGTGCAAGAGGTCTACCTCACCTCCGACCGGGCCAAGGAATGGCCGGAAGGCTGGGTCGAGCGCATCAACGCGCTGGCTGACTGA
- a CDS encoding TRAP transporter small permease, with the protein MMRNALLWLKRGADAVGVLLFLATFAGFIVQIFYRYVLNSPLAWTEEATMIAFIWAVFWAAAFMVPIREHVTFDVVYDVVPERVRRIFALVSMALIFVAFVILIPYTLDYLDFLLRKKSPVIRVRMTWVYGCYLLFVAGFVVQAGFRFYGLLRPNWREQI; encoded by the coding sequence ATGATGCGCAATGCATTGCTGTGGTTGAAAAGGGGCGCCGACGCTGTCGGCGTCCTTCTTTTCCTCGCCACGTTCGCGGGCTTCATCGTCCAGATCTTTTACCGCTACGTCCTCAATTCGCCGCTGGCGTGGACCGAGGAGGCGACGATGATCGCCTTCATCTGGGCCGTGTTCTGGGCTGCGGCCTTCATGGTGCCGATCCGCGAGCACGTCACCTTCGATGTCGTCTACGACGTGGTGCCCGAACGGGTGCGCAGGATCTTCGCGCTGGTGTCCATGGCGCTGATCTTCGTGGCGTTCGTCATCCTCATTCCCTACACGCTCGACTATCTGGACTTTCTCCTGCGCAAGAAGTCGCCGGTGATCCGGGTCCGGATGACGTGGGTGTACGGCTGCTACCTGTTGTTCGTCGCCGGGTTCGTGGTGCAGGCGGGGTTCCGCTTCTACGGGCTGTTGCGGCCCAACTGGCGCGAACAAATCTAG